CCTGGATGATGCTGGTCAGCACGTCGGCCATCTTCTGCTGGTTGGAATGGACCCGGGCCAAAGCGTTGACCCACAGATTCAGCGTCAGGATTCCCAATATCAGAATCATCACGCTGGCCAAGGCGATAAGGATTTTATAACGCAGAGACATAGTTACTAAGAATCAAACAGCAGGATTTATCCTTGGCAGGGCTAGACCGTGAATCCGTATTATCCGGCAAGGGCTAAATCCCGCACGGCAATCTTTACCCGGCGCCCAGGTCTTTCATCAGGTCGACCAGCGGATAGAACAAGGCAATGACGATAAAACCCACCACCACCGCCAAAAAGACTATAATCGCCGGTTCCAATATGCTGGTCAGCGCGCCGACCAGCGAATCTACTTCGGACTCGTAATTGTCCGCTATCTTCATAAGCATCTTGTCCAGCTCGCCGCTTTCCTCGCCCACCTCTATCATATTGATGACCATCTGGTCGAAGACCGAGCTCTGGGACAGCGGCCCGACTATGCTTTCACCTTCGCGGATGCTGTCGTGTACGTTCTGCACCGCCAGCGCGATTTCCTCGTTGCCGATGGCGTTGCGGACTATCACCAGGGCGTCAAGTATGGCCACGCCGCTGGACAGCAACGTGCCCAGCGTCCGGGTAAACCGGGCAATGGACGACTTGCGGATGATAATCCCCACCAGGGGCAGTCTCAGCTTTATCCGGTCCAGAAACAACCGGCCCTTGGGCGTCTGGTTCACGCCTAAATATATCAGGTACAACCCGATGGGCACGACCGGAATCAGGAACCACACCGCCGCGATGGTCGAGCTGATATCCATCAACAACTGAGTAATGTAAGGCAATCCCTTGCCGCTGGTCTGCTGGAAGATGGCCTTGAACTGCGGCACCACCTTAATCATAATGACCGCAACGATCAGGATGGCCACGGTGATGACCACGGCCGGATAGGTCAACGCGCCGATGACTTTCTGCTTGAGCCGCTGGGCCTTTTCCATAAAAACGGCCAGCCTGGACAGCACCGTATCCAGCACGCCGCCGGCCTCGCCGGCCTTGACCATATTGACATAAAGCCGGTCGAACACCTTGGGATGGCGCGAAATCGCGTCCGAAAGCGTGCTACCGGATTCGACGTCCTCGGTAACATTCTCCACGATGTCCTTCATCTGCGAAGGTTTCATCTGGTTGGCTAATATTTTCAGGCTGCGCAGGATGGGCAGACCGGCGTCCTGCAAGGTATGGAGCTGGACCGTAAACTGGGTAAGCTGTTTCTGGCTGACGCCGCCCAGCGACCAGCGCGGTTTCTTCTTGCCCGGAGCCGCCGTAGCCGCCGACTGCTGTGACGGGGCCGAGGCCTTATCTTTTACGCTGGTCGGGAAAAAGCCCAGCTTGCGGACCTTATTAGTAGCTTCCTGGACCGAAGCCGCCTCGATATCGCCCTGAACCTTCTTGCCGACCCGGTCAACACCTTCATAAAAGAACAGCGGCATAACTCAGCCTCCTTATAAGGAATATACTAACCACAAGTTAATAACAATAGAGTCTTTGTCAAGCTTTAGGGACAGTTGGAGCGTAGCGACTTACTGTCCCTTAAATCCAGTTAAGCATTGCTTAACTGGACTTTAGGGCCCATAAAACGTTACCGGCGCTTATTAGAAACCTCTTTCCCGACAAGTCGGGATTAGAGTTTCTTATCCCGCTTTAGCGGGGTCCCCGAAACGAAGTGGAGCGGGATTAGTGCCACTTCGAACGCAAGTGAGTTAGAGGCACATTATCCCGATACGAAGTATCGGGGCTAGTGCGAGTTACCAACACTTTCAACCCTTGGTCGGGTCAGCCACCCGACCCATAAATAGCGTCGTGCCGGTGCGCATATCGCGGATGACAAATATGAACGGCCGGTCGGCCCGGAAGGTGGGAGGCTCGGACGGCGCTGCGCCGACTTTCATAATCACCGCCGTGGCCGCGGCCGCTTCGGTGCCCTCCTCGTTGACGTCGACAAAGGCCTTGTGGATAACCGCGCTGATGAACAGTTCCTTGGTCCCGTCCATGCCCGAAAAATCGGCCTTGCCGTACTCAAAAGCGTCCGACATGCCCATGGCGCTAAGCTGGTCCTTGAGCGCAAAAGTAGAGGTCATTTTGAATTTAGGCAGGCAAACAAAAACTCTCTTATTACTAAACGACGCTACCCACTTATTCAGGCCCTCGGCCTTGAGCCCTTTCTCCAGCGCCGCCAGCCCGTCCGGCTTGCGCGGCAGAATCACCAGCATCGACAGCTCGTCGCCCACATAAGGCAGGCGGACCATCTGCATATCGTCAGTTTCCAGATAAGGCACCTCCAACAGAACGCCATCCTTGCCCCGCGACAGCTCCATCATCGGCGTCTTGACCTTCTTGCCGTCGGCCAGGGTGAAATCCGCCTCGACCGTCTTGGTCTTATCAAACTGGGTCTGCCAATTACCCTTAAAATAGATAGCGTTGGTCAGCACCAGGGCCGTGGCCGGGGTAACCATTCCCTTTTGCAGTAAATCCTTTATTTTATCCTGGGTCTGCTTGGCCGCCCAGTCGTTGATGGCCAGGCGTGCCTGCTCGGTCTGCTTGACGAAATCCAACTGGTTGAATTCGGACCTGAAATTATTCTTGCAGACGCCCAGGAACTCCGGCCGGAACTTATATCCGGTCTGGCCCCAGAGCGCGTTAGCGATGTTCAACTGGCAGGTGGCCGGCTTGGACGGCTTGATTGCATCGGCCAGCCAGCCGAACAGGCTGTAGAGCTCCTCGCCGCTGGGGAAGGACCGGACGTCTTGGACCTTTACCATAACGTTCCCATTGTTAAAATCGTGGCCGAACTTATCCAAAAAACCCAGGGTGTAAGCCATCTGCTGCTCGGTCCGTCCCCGCGCCCCGGCATAGGTCATGGTCAGCGCCGCCGAGATGCTGTAAGGCGAAAGGAACAGATTACCCGGCTGGCTGGCCAGTTTGCCGTAGAGGTCTACCGCAAACTCATTATTGGCCGTGACGATACGCGACTTGTTCCATCCATCCTTCTCTTCAGGGGTCATCCGAGCCAGTTCAGCATTCAGTCCGGGCATAAACACCGCCACCGCCGCGGCCGCCAGTACAAGCGCCAGCAAATACTTCTTCATATCAAATCCTTTCGTTAATGTATTGTTCTGTAGTATTAGATACTTTCGGCACCCGAATTTGTTGGTGAAAACTATTTTCTCGCAGAGAAATAATCTGAAATATGGAATCTTTGCCCTCTGTGCCCGGTCTATAGTCTATGGTCTACCCCGAGGCTACGCTCGGGATAAGACCCAGTACGTCACGGAGTTTATCCCTACAGGATGCTACGCTGTCCCGCCTTCGGGCGGGGTTCCTACTGGCTCTAAAAGTCTGCAGTCTCGGCCGGTCACTTCTTATCCTTGGGCCGTTTGCCCAGCTTGACCTTTATCAGCTTCTCGGCGTTATCGCGCAATACCGTAAAGGTCACCACGTCGCCCGGCATCCGCTTCCGGATGGCGTTGAGGTACTCCTCCACCGTGTCAATCTTATCCGCCCCCATTTTCAGGATGACATCCTTGACCTTCAGCCCGGCCTGCTCGGCCGGTGAACCGGCCCCAACCGCGGTTATTATCATCCCGGCCACCGACGCCTCAGCCGCCACGCCCACATAAGTGTCGTTCTTATTCTCAAGCACCTCCGGCGCCGGCGTCTTGGCCACCCAGCGCTCCCACTCATCCTCTATCCGCTCTATCTTCTTGCCGTAAATCCGTTCCAACGTCGGAATGCCGCTGTAGTTGTCCTTGCTGTTGGACAAATCGGACAGGTAAGTAAAATAAAAGTTCTTCAGCCCGTTAGTCTTGTCCAACCAGTAAAAAATAGACCTGACCTCGGCGTAACAGGACCCCGCCTGGTCCATAAACGCCTTCTGGTCCATCTTGGCCAGCTTGGACCAGGGGATGGTCCGCTTGTTCTTGATCAAATCCTTCATCTGGTCTATCCGCCCGTTATAACTGGGAACGATGCTGGCATAGCCCAGCTCCGACTCCTCGAAACAGGTCGACAGCCCCTCGACTATCCAGATGGGATGGGTCTGCTTGCGGGCCGAAATATCGGCGAAATACAGCGCGTGCGTGAACTCGTGCCGGAGTGTATAGCCGGTGTCGCGGCAGAACAGGGTCTTGATGCTGTGGGCGTAAAAACCGCCGATGCCCGGATTAGGCACCTGCTTGACGAAATCCCGCTGGTTCGGCACCAATATGGTGATGTAATAAGACGGCTTGTTCTTGAAAAGGTAACCCCGCTCGGCGTCGGCGAATTTGTTCAGGAAGTCCTGGATTTTGTTCATCAACCCCTCGGACGAATCGCTGGCGTAAATCAGCTTGCGCTTCTCGTCGATTTCGTACGAATAACCCTTGCCGTAGGTCTTCTTCAACTCCTCCACCTTGCGCTCGGCCGCCTTCTTCAGGTAAAAGTCCTTGGCCCGGATAATATCGGTGAAGCCTTCGATGTTCCGGAGGCTCTTCAAATCGGGGTCGGCCTGAATCATCTCAAAGTCGGCAAAGCCGGCCTCGACCGCCTTCTGCAGGTAGGCTATCGCCTCCTTCGGGTCGTTATACAAGGCGTAAGCACAGGCCATATTGTAAAGGACCTGCTCGTCATCGGGCCTGGTCTCCAGTATTTTCTCATAGACCTCGATGGCCTCTTCATACTGCTTATTCTCCAGAAACCCCTGAGCCTGGAGGGCCAACTGTTGGGCCGCGTCCTCGCCCTCGGCCCTGGCCGCCGGAGGAAAAGCCGGCAGGCAGGCCGCCATGACCGCGGCCAGGAACATCAACAGCCCGAAACGTCTGATATCCATCTGTTGTTTCCTTTAAAACGAGGTTGCTTAACGGAAACACCGGAACCCGGTTCCTAAAACTAATCCTAACATTGCCGGCCGGGCCTGGCAAACAATTGATAATATCCCGCCCGGTTTCCGCCACCCTACAACACTGGCAGGTAGCGCTCCAGCTCAAAGGCAGTTATCTGCGTCCGGTAATCGTTCCACTCGATATGCTTATTGGCCACGAACTCACGGAATGTATGCTCGCCCAGGATATTCTTGACCAACCGGCTCTTTTCGGTGAATTCGATGGCCTCTATCAGGCTGCCCGGCAGCGTGTTGATGCCGCGCTTGCGGCGTTCCTCCGGGCTCATATCGTAAACGTTCTCCTCGATTGGTGCCGGCGGCTTGATGTTTTCCCGGACGCCCTGCAGACCGGCGCCCAGCAGGCAGGCAAAGGTCAGGTAAGGATTGCAGGCCGGGTCCGGCGCCCGGAACTCTATCCGGGTGGCGTTGGCCTTGCCCGGCTTGTACATCGGGATGCGAATTAGGTCCGAACGGTTGCGCTGAGCCCAGGACAGGTAGACCGGCGCCTCGTAGCCCGGCACCAGCCGCTTGTAAGAATTGACCCACTGGCACATCACCGCCGATATTTCACTGCCGTATTTCAACAAACCGCCCACGAACTTGACGGCCATATCCGAAAGATAATAATCGCCCTTGGGATTAAAGAAAGCGTTCCGGCCGTTCTTGAACAACGACATATGTACGTGCATGCCGGAGCCATTCTGGCCGAAGAGCGGCTTGGGCATAAAGGTGGCATAGACGCCGTTCTTAAAAGCCACCTCCTTGACGGCCAGCCGGTAAGTCATGACGATGTCGGCCATGGTCAGGGCTTCTTTATAACGCAGGTCTATTTCGTGCTGGCTGGGTGCCACCTCGTGATGGCTGTACTCCACCTGGATGCCCATCTCCTCCAGGGTCAGCACCGTTTCCCGGCGCAGGTCAACCGCCTCGTCGCGCGGAATCAGGTCGAAATACCCGCCCCGATCCAGGATTTCCGTATGGTTCGGGTCCTTGAAATAAAAATACTCCAGTTCCGGTCCGACGTAATAAGTATAACCGGCCTTTTTCAGGTTGGCTAAGCTGCGCTTAAGGATATAGCGCGGGTCGCCCTCGAACGGCGTCCGGTCCGGGTTAAGGATATCGGCGAACATCCGGGCGGTCGCCTTTTCCTTAGGCCGCCAGGGCAGGATGACAAAGGTGGCTGGGTCGGGCACGGCCACCATATCGCTTTCGTCGATGCGGGTAAAACCCCGGACCGAAGAGCCGTCGAAGCCCATACCCTCGTCAAAGGCATTGGCCAGTTCCTCGCGCGGAATGGTCAGCGCCTTAAGCATACCCAGGATATCGGTGAACCAGATTTCGATGAACTTGACATCGCGTTTCCTGATGATTTTCATCACATCGGACTTGGCCAGCATAAAACCTCCTTCTTGCCGCGGCGCAAGGAATGGCCGGGCAAACCATAGAATTATTTTATATCTGGGAACATATGATTAACAAATCCAAACGGATAATGCAATAAATATAGATTTATGATTATGCCCGGCTCCTAACACTTGACATCTTTCCCCTCAGGTGCTATTCTGTACTTATGAATGAAACAAAGTTGCAGTCCCCGCTTTTCCTCAAAATCAGCATAATATTAACCGCTTTAGCCGTGATTGGGGCCGGGGTCTATCCGGTCACCACCTCACGCCAGCAACCAGTCACCGCTCCAACGGCACAAGCGCCCATAACGCCTACTCAACAGATTTCTATAATATCTGACGATGGTTGCTGGGCTATTCCTAGAGAAGATATGCACCAAAAACAGAAAGAATTAGCACTATCCCTGCTCACCAGTCAAAACAGGGATGAGCGAATAGAAGCCATTAACATCTTTCTTATAATGAATGAAAAAGAAACCATTCCAGAAATAACAAAGCTATTACAAGATAAGGATGAAAGTGTCCGAGAAGCGGCCCGGGCGGCGCTGAAGGAATTGGGGGCGGAGGAAGATAAGTCTAAATAGTTTATTGAGTCCAAAGAGTCTATAGAGTTGGACTTTCAACTCCATAGACTCCACAAACCCTTCAGACTCTTTAGACTCATTCTATATACCCCTTAATCCACACATTTGCAGATGTAAACTGACCCGATTTAGTTATCATCACCCGTATCATCCGTGTCCCATCCGTGGCAATCATCGCTTCCTTATATACATTATTATTCAGGTTAGCGATGTTCTGCCAGATGAAGTGCACAGTTGACGAGCCGAAGTCTGCCCCGGCACGGCGGCCGTAGACCCACGACCGTTGCTCCATAAGGAGCCTAAAAACCAACGCCTTGTTGGTTTTTTAGGGGTGTGGAAATTACGGCAAATTTATAACCTATTATATGGTAATGAGTTATGCCATCAGCATTTTTGCGAATTCCTGAAATAACCAACGCCTTGTTGGGAAAATGGGGTGGGGGTGGGGGGATAGGGTATGGGGGGAGGGGGTGGCCGGTGGCCGGAGTCAGGGTATTGCGTTACAGGAGTGAGGGTATTGCGTTCCAGGAGTCAGGATATTGCGTTACCGGAGTGAGGGTATTGCGTTCCAGGAGTCAGGATATTGTGTTACCGGAGTGAGGGTATTACGTTACCGGAGTCAGGGTCTTGCGTTCCCGGAGTCAGGATATTGTGTTACCGGAGTCAGGGTAGAGAGTTGCCGGAATAAGGGTATTGCGTTCCCGGAGTCAGGGTATTGCGTTGCGGGAGTGAGGGTATTGCGTTGCCGGAGTTCTGATAGAAGGCCGCCGGGAGCTAGTCATACCACACCCCGAATATCACCAAGGGGTTGGGCAGGGAAAAAATGATTTTTGGGAAACTATGCCTTAAAACATAGATAAATCAACGTTTACAAAATAGGTGGTCTGTCCCGCTTGTGGTCCTCATCCCATATCCCATATCCGAAGGACATTTCCTCCCCATATATACACCCGTCGAGAACCATAAATGTGACAGGAAAAATGAGAATTTTTGTAAAATTCTTTCAAATTATGGTTGTGCGAGGGGTACCCTACCCCTCCCTACCTAGGGGGTATAGGTACCCTACCCCTGCCCCCGGGGTAGGGTAGGTAGGGGTACCCCCTATGCTAGTTAGGGGTATAGGGTAGCGGTGCTGGGGGTACCGGGTAGTATAGCTGGATATACCAGGTGGTACAGCTCGGGATACCTCCTGCCGGCGCTGGGGGTACTACCTACCGTTACTGGATACCATAGGTAGCGCAGTTAGGTATACTACCTGGGTATGCTGGATACCCTGGCTGGTATAGCTGGGGTATCTAGTGCGTATAGCTAAGCCCCCTACCCAGTATAGCTGGATACCCTAGCTACCCCGGGGCGAAATACGTGTATAGTAAGAAATGAGGGTTTACCGAAAGGTATGGTGCCTGTCCTGCATTGCCAACATTATTTGGGCGGGTAAAATACCCCTAGAACCATAAAGGTATCACGGAAACGATGAACATTGCCCACATAAAAATAGGTATCTTTATTGGGCGAACATATTTCATCGAACCATCTTTGCTTTATTTTCTGGAGCAGTACGTCCTCATTAGGATAATCCGCTCTCCAACTCCTATATGACTGGCCGATTTCCCAATCAATTATCGGAAAATCATGGCCGGGGCAATTCGGTTCTCCGGCGCAATAGAATTTATACCTGAATTCATAAGGGATAAACTCAATAGTCTGTTTTTGTTTATTTATCAAATCCATTTGGGCATAACATCGTTGAGCCTCTTCAATATCTTTATTTCTAGCCTTGCCCTTAGTAAATTCAATTCTTTCGGGTTTAATCAATCCCAATGATTTATGCGTTAATGGTTCCTGTTTTAGAATCTCACACATCGATTTGTCTAAAACCGGTAAAACTATACCCTTGCGTTTGAGCCATTTGTCTTTTGTGCCCAAAGTATCAATTATTTCAATGCTGTCCGCATTGATTTTATAGCTTTCAGGCCGGTGATCATCAGCAGCTTTAGCTATTTTTGCCTTAATGACACTATATTTCTTGAATTTCTTGTTTTCATCAAGGTCACGATATCTTATTGGGTAAAGACGGACGAATTTTTTATTCGATAGCGATACGCCCGCAACGCAAACCGTTTCAACGTATTTTTTGCTGGGCGTGGGATAAGTTTTAACGGTTATTAATATTTGGTGGGGTTCCCAGTTCATAAATGAACAACGTTAAGGCGGGGGTAATGTTTCTCTATAGTTTCCGCAACGATTCGGCGGTGACAAAAGGCTGGTTCCGGCTCAACGCACATCAAACAAGACTTGTTATGGGTTGCCGTATCGGCCGCTTCGGCTATTGCCTCTGGCTGGGTTTTTAGGTACTTGGTATATTCCGTAAAGAATGTTCTATAATCATTATCCTGACGAACCTTATCTCGAATTATTTTAGGACTACCCAGAACGCCAAAATGCTTATACTCAATACCGGAATGTTCAAGATGTTCCCGCAGATTGGATTTGGAAAAATCGTGCTTACGGCTGAGCGGCAACTGACGCACATCAACCAAGGTGGTAATATGCGCTTTCAGCAAGATATTTACAAATTGTTTAATATCTTTGCCGGCATAACCGATGGTGAACAATGTTTGAATGGACATAAACTATCCTCTTATTAATACATCGGTTTTAGATTATAGTAACATTACCTATTTAACAGGTCAAGTTTTATGGGGTACTCTGATCCCCGCCTCCGCCATAGGCGGACAACCCACGCACATTTCCTTTCACTGCTGGCTACTTTACCAATTCTTTGATACGGCTCACAGGCCAATATATCTTGCAGGTCTTCCCGATAATCTTTTCTTTGGGGATGGAGCCGTATTGGCGGCTGTCTTTGCTATTAGCTAAATTGTCGCCGAGGACAAAATAGGTGTTATTCGGAACCAGATAAGGACCGTAAAGCTTGGTATTTATTTGCTCTTCAACCGGAGGGTATTCTTTGAATAATTTACAGTTAACATAGGCTTTATTGCCTTTGACTTCAACGGTTTGGCCACCGTTGGCAATTATACGCCTGATAAGCACCTTTTGGGAATCTTCCGGTGATTCAAACGTGATAATGTCGCCAGGTTCGGGATTGGAAAACCTATAAGTCAGTTTTTCCACAATAACCCTGTCTTTCTCCATAATTGCCGGTTCCATCCCTTTTGTTGGAATGCGGTATGTAACCCAAAGACTGGTAAGTAAGACGTAAATAAAAACCTTATATAATAGCAAAAGAATCAAGAAGGTTATCAGTGTTTTCTTTGGTCCTTTTTGCGGTCTTAGCGCAGAAATAAAAGCATCATAACAAACTATAAGACGGTATAATAATGCTAGAAGTAATGATACCCACCTATGTTGAAATGTAATTTCATTAAGAAAAGCAAAGCCAATAATAAAAACAATGCCTTTTACCCATCTTTTACAATAAAGCTGGCCTACGCCCGGGAGTATATAAGAAAGAAAAACAGCCAACCAAGGGTTTTTCTGCAGCTGGTCGGCTGGAATGTCAGGCGGCAAGGAAGCGTTGTGTTTACTGGTTAAGTCATATGCATTGAATAAGTTCCAAATAGCAAGTAAAAAAGATAGTATATAAAAACTTATTGCCCAAGGAAGGACTATTATCGGGTTGATTGCTGCATAAAATACAGCGGTAACCAATGCAAGATAGGCAAACAGAATAGTTATTCCGATGGCGTTTCTTTTGGCGTAGAGTTGGCCTGTGCCCGGCAAAACCCCTGATAAACAGACGGCCAGCCAGGGGTTTTTTGCTCTTGCATTTTCCATATTTCTTCTTATTTGTTCGGTGAGATAGAGCCGCTACAACTTTCCTTTCGCCAAGTTTCCCCTATAAGCGGGAGGCTCTGCTATCGCTCTATATGTGCAGTATGGTTGTTTTTAGAGAAATGTCAATTATTTAACTACGAATCCACTAAAACTATTCGTGGCTAAGAAATTATTCCGGTTTAAAGTGGCTATAACCCATCTCGAAGGCCTTGAGGTTGAGCTCTTCGGTGCCGGGTGGCACTGAGCTGGCGATGGATTGCCTCATCGCTTCTTTGTTGACGAACTTGGCGGCGGCGGTCATAAATCCCAGCACCACCATATTGGTGACGAACTTCTTGCCTATCTGCTCGGCCAGCTTGCCGGCCGGTACGGTCAGCGTCCGGACCGCGGACTTTTTGTCCACCAGTATGCTTTCTTCGACGATTATCAGACCGCCGGGCTTGATGTCGTCTTTGTATTTGTTGTAGCCCTCGGGCGAGAGCGCCACCAGCACGTCGGGCTTGGTCAGGTGCGGGTAGTTGATGGCCTGGTCGGAGATAATCAAGCCGGCCGCGCAGGAACCGCCCCGCGATTCGGGACCGTAGTTCTGGGTCAGCGTGGCGTTGGATTTTTCGTAGATGGTTATGGCCCGGCCGGTGATGTGGGCGGCCAGGATGATGCCCTGCCCGCCGAACCCGACGAATCTTATCTCTGTCTTGTTCTCACTCATAATTATTATTCGTGTTCTAATTTCTTCTTTTCTTCTTTTCCGGCGGCGGCCTGGCACAGCTTCTGGTCGCGTTCGCGGAGCAGGTCGTTGAAGGTCGGCCGTTCGATATCTACGAAGTCGCCGATGACTATCTTTTCGCCCCGGCCGATGCCGATGTCCTTGAGCTGGACTTCCTGCTTGATGACGGTGTTGTTCTTGTAGAATTTCATCATCTCCAGCCCGGCGCCGAGTTTGTTGGAGCGTCCGTAATAGGTCGGGCAGGGCGACATCACTTCGATGAAGCTGAAGCCGTTCTTGAGGACGGCCCGGGAGATGGCCGACTGGAGTTTCATAACGTGGTAAGTGGTCCAGCGCGAGACAAAGACCGCCCCGCTGGCCGCGGCCAGGTGGGGCAGGCTGAATGACGATTCGAAATTGCCGTAGGGCGTAGTGGTGGTAATGGACTTGGCCGGGGTGGTCGGCGAGCATTGGCCGCCGGTCATTCCGTAGTTGGAGTTATTGGCGCAGATGACGGTGATATTGACGTTGCGCCGGGCGGCGTGGATGAAGTGGTTGCCGCCGATG
This region of Candidatus Brocadiia bacterium genomic DNA includes:
- a CDS encoding HEAT repeat domain-containing protein, with the translated sequence MNETKLQSPLFLKISIILTALAVIGAGVYPVTTSRQQPVTAPTAQAPITPTQQISIISDDGCWAIPREDMHQKQKELALSLLTSQNRDERIEAINIFLIMNEKETIPEITKLLQDKDESVREAARAALKELGAEEDKSK
- a CDS encoding PDZ domain-containing protein — encoded protein: MDIRRFGLLMFLAAVMAACLPAFPPAARAEGEDAAQQLALQAQGFLENKQYEEAIEVYEKILETRPDDEQVLYNMACAYALYNDPKEAIAYLQKAVEAGFADFEMIQADPDLKSLRNIEGFTDIIRAKDFYLKKAAERKVEELKKTYGKGYSYEIDEKRKLIYASDSSEGLMNKIQDFLNKFADAERGYLFKNKPSYYITILVPNQRDFVKQVPNPGIGGFYAHSIKTLFCRDTGYTLRHEFTHALYFADISARKQTHPIWIVEGLSTCFEESELGYASIVPSYNGRIDQMKDLIKNKRTIPWSKLAKMDQKAFMDQAGSCYAEVRSIFYWLDKTNGLKNFYFTYLSDLSNSKDNYSGIPTLERIYGKKIERIEDEWERWVAKTPAPEVLENKNDTYVGVAAEASVAGMIITAVGAGSPAEQAGLKVKDVILKMGADKIDTVEEYLNAIRKRMPGDVVTFTVLRDNAEKLIKVKLGKRPKDKK
- a CDS encoding 2-oxoacid:acceptor oxidoreductase family protein; the protein is MSENKTEIRFVGFGGQGIILAAHITGRAITIYEKSNATLTQNYGPESRGGSCAAGLIISDQAINYPHLTKPDVLVALSPEGYNKYKDDIKPGGLIIVEESILVDKKSAVRTLTVPAGKLAEQIGKKFVTNMVVLGFMTAAAKFVNKEAMRQSIASSVPPGTEELNLKAFEMGYSHFKPE
- a CDS encoding DUF488 domain-containing protein is translated as MSIQTLFTIGYAGKDIKQFVNILLKAHITTLVDVRQLPLSRKHDFSKSNLREHLEHSGIEYKHFGVLGSPKIIRDKVRQDNDYRTFFTEYTKYLKTQPEAIAEAADTATHNKSCLMCVEPEPAFCHRRIVAETIEKHYPRLNVVHL
- a CDS encoding glutamine synthetase family protein, which produces MLAKSDVMKIIRKRDVKFIEIWFTDILGMLKALTIPREELANAFDEGMGFDGSSVRGFTRIDESDMVAVPDPATFVILPWRPKEKATARMFADILNPDRTPFEGDPRYILKRSLANLKKAGYTYYVGPELEYFYFKDPNHTEILDRGGYFDLIPRDEAVDLRRETVLTLEEMGIQVEYSHHEVAPSQHEIDLRYKEALTMADIVMTYRLAVKEVAFKNGVYATFMPKPLFGQNGSGMHVHMSLFKNGRNAFFNPKGDYYLSDMAVKFVGGLLKYGSEISAVMCQWVNSYKRLVPGYEAPVYLSWAQRNRSDLIRIPMYKPGKANATRIEFRAPDPACNPYLTFACLLGAGLQGVRENIKPPAPIEENVYDMSPEERRKRGINTLPGSLIEAIEFTEKSRLVKNILGEHTFREFVANKHIEWNDYRTQITAFELERYLPVL
- a CDS encoding serpin family protein; translation: MKKYLLALVLAAAAVAVFMPGLNAELARMTPEEKDGWNKSRIVTANNEFAVDLYGKLASQPGNLFLSPYSISAALTMTYAGARGRTEQQMAYTLGFLDKFGHDFNNGNVMVKVQDVRSFPSGEELYSLFGWLADAIKPSKPATCQLNIANALWGQTGYKFRPEFLGVCKNNFRSEFNQLDFVKQTEQARLAINDWAAKQTQDKIKDLLQKGMVTPATALVLTNAIYFKGNWQTQFDKTKTVEADFTLADGKKVKTPMMELSRGKDGVLLEVPYLETDDMQMVRLPYVGDELSMLVILPRKPDGLAALEKGLKAEGLNKWVASFSNKRVFVCLPKFKMTSTFALKDQLSAMGMSDAFEYGKADFSGMDGTKELFISAVIHKAFVDVNEEGTEAAAATAVIMKVGAAPSEPPTFRADRPFIFVIRDMRTGTTLFMGRVADPTKG
- the lepB gene encoding signal peptidase I, which codes for MENARAKNPWLAVCLSGVLPGTGQLYAKRNAIGITILFAYLALVTAVFYAAINPIIVLPWAISFYILSFLLAIWNLFNAYDLTSKHNASLPPDIPADQLQKNPWLAVFLSYILPGVGQLYCKRWVKGIVFIIGFAFLNEITFQHRWVSLLLALLYRLIVCYDAFISALRPQKGPKKTLITFLILLLLYKVFIYVLLTSLWVTYRIPTKGMEPAIMEKDRVIVEKLTYRFSNPEPGDIITFESPEDSQKVLIRRIIANGGQTVEVKGNKAYVNCKLFKEYPPVEEQINTKLYGPYLVPNNTYFVLGDNLANSKDSRQYGSIPKEKIIGKTCKIYWPVSRIKELVK
- a CDS encoding type II secretion system F family protein; translated protein: MPLFFYEGVDRVGKKVQGDIEAASVQEATNKVRKLGFFPTSVKDKASAPSQQSAATAAPGKKKPRWSLGGVSQKQLTQFTVQLHTLQDAGLPILRSLKILANQMKPSQMKDIVENVTEDVESGSTLSDAISRHPKVFDRLYVNMVKAGEAGGVLDTVLSRLAVFMEKAQRLKQKVIGALTYPAVVITVAILIVAVIMIKVVPQFKAIFQQTSGKGLPYITQLLMDISSTIAAVWFLIPVVPIGLYLIYLGVNQTPKGRLFLDRIKLRLPLVGIIIRKSSIARFTRTLGTLLSSGVAILDALVIVRNAIGNEEIALAVQNVHDSIREGESIVGPLSQSSVFDQMVINMIEVGEESGELDKMLMKIADNYESEVDSLVGALTSILEPAIIVFLAVVVGFIVIALFYPLVDLMKDLGAG
- a CDS encoding 2-oxoacid:ferredoxin oxidoreductase subunit beta; this translates as MTDNVDVISGHPLDKLIRQERMPHIWCSGCGLGTIFGNMLRGIVKSGVPLDKVAVVSGIGCTGRVSGYVKFDGFHTTHGRAIPFATGLKLARPELNVIVISGEGDLTAIGGNHFIHAARRNVNITVICANNSNYGMTGGQCSPTTPAKSITTTTPYGNFESSFSLPHLAAASGAVFVSRWTTYHVMKLQSAISRAVLKNGFSFIEVMSPCPTYYGRSNKLGAGLEMMKFYKNNTVIKQEVQLKDIGIGRGEKIVIGDFVDIERPTFNDLLRERDQKLCQAAAGKEEKKKLEHE